One stretch of Armigeres subalbatus isolate Guangzhou_Male chromosome 2, GZ_Asu_2, whole genome shotgun sequence DNA includes these proteins:
- the LOC134209104 gene encoding uncharacterized protein LOC134209104 encodes MTPADRMKLVRKWKLCDTCLNDHGHAECKFRMRCTIGGCMERHNPLLHQGSGMVVMNAHIRLNSSILFRMLPVTLYFRDKSVTTLAFLDEGASVTMVEKALADQLGAEGVRQRLEIRWTGDVARVEKDSRRISLKISAVGGTQQLLMNEVCTVGELALPEQSLDAREMVHRYEHLRGLPVTSYRRNRPRILIGLNNIHTMAPIDARLGEPGEPIAVKSPLGWTIYGPRRGAKSSDAHMVGYHDEISNEQIHDLIKRQYALEESVICRLKESAEDRKARDILETTTVRVGERFETGLLWKSDNPQFPDSYPMALRRCKQLDNRLNKNPTLRETVRRQIMEYQEKGYAHQATTEELNNANPSKVWYIPLDVVVNPMKGKVRLVWDGRASVKGISLNSQLMKGPDMLASLPAVINRFRERRVGFGGDIKEMYHQIKIRKEDKSAQRFLFRAVEGEAPKVYVMDVATFGSTCSPSSAQFIKNKNALEFAAEFPEAAEALRRRLLR; translated from the coding sequence ATGACGCCGGCAGATCGGATGAAGCTTGTGCGGAAGTGGAAACTCTGCGACACATGCCTGAACGACCATGGCCATGCGGAGTGCAAGTTCAGAATGCGGTGCACCATTGGCGGGTGTATGGAAAGGCACAATCCGTTGCTGCATCAAGGGTCTGGAATGGTCGTTATGAACGCCCACATCCGGCTGAACAGCAGCATATTGTTCCGTATGCTACCGGTGACACTGTATTTCCGGGACAAATCCGTGACTACTCTTGCGTTTCTGGATGAAGGAGCATCAGTTACGATGGTGGAGAAAGCACTGGCAGACCAGCTGGGTGCCGAGGGCGTCCGGCAAAGGCTCGAGATCCGGTGGACAGGAGACGTGGCCCGCGTCGAAAAGGACTCGAGGAGAATCAGCTTAAAGATTTCTGCGGTCGGAGGAACGCAGCAATTGTTGATGAACGAGGTGTGCACTGTAGGAGAATTAGCGCTGCCAGAGCAGTCACTAGATGCTCGGGAGATGGTACACCGGTACGAGCATCTCCGCGGTCTACCAGTCACATCGTACCGGAGGAACCGGCCGAGAATCTTGATCGGACTGAACAATATTCATACGATGGCGCCGATCGACGCTAGACTAGGTGAACCTGGAGAGCCCATAGCGGTAAAGTCGCCATTGGGATGGACTATATACGGCCCAAGGCGTGGAGCAAAATCGTCCGACGCGCATATGGTTGGCTACCACGACGAAATTTCGAATGAACAGATACATGATCTGATCAAACGACAATACGCGCTGGAGGAGTCGGTGATCTGTAGACTGAAGGAGTCCGCAGAAGACAGGAAAGCCAGAGACATTCTGGAGACAACAACTGTACGAGTGGGAGAGCGCTTTGAAACCGGACTGTTGTGGAAATCCGATAATCCGCAGTTTCCGGACAGCTATCCGATGGCACTGCGTCGGTGCAAGCAGTTGGATAACCGACTGAATAAAAACCCTACGCTTCGAGAAACCGTGCGTAGGCAAATCATGGAGTATCAGGAAAAGGGATATGCACACCAGGCGACGACGGAGGAACTTAACAACGCTAATCCGAGCAAGGTGTGGTACATTCCGCTGGACGTCGTCGTAAACCCGATGAAAGGGAAAGTTCGTCTAGTGTGGGACGGTCGTGCGTCCGtgaaaggaatttctttaaactCGCAGCTGATGAAAGGGCCCGATATGTTGGCATCGCTACCAGCAGTGATCAACCGGTTCCGAGAGCGGCGAGTCGGGTTTGGTGGGGACATCAAAGAAATGTACCAccaaatcaaaatcagaaagGAGGACAAATCAGCCCAGCGTTTTCTGTTTCGAGCGGTGGAAGGAGAAGCACCCAAAGTCTACGTGATGGACGTAGCCACATTTGGGTCAACGTGTTCGCCGAGCTCAGCGCAGTTCATCAAGAACAAGAACGCGCTGGAGTTTGCGGCGGAGTTTCCAGAGGCGGCAGAAGCACTACGTAGACGATTACTACGATAG
- the LOC134214801 gene encoding probable ATP-dependent RNA helicase Dbp45A, with translation MAQNADKKFSDLDLKPWIVNQMDKLGLRRPTPIQVACVPRILEGQDCIGAAKTGSGKTFAFALPILQKLSEEPTSNFALVLTPTHELAYQIAEQFSVAGQPMGVKVCVITGGTDQLLEAQRLQSRPHIVVAMPGRLASHLTGCNTYSFRALQFLVVDEADRVLSGSFDEDLAAIDRFLPKKRQNLFFSATLKEFMRESSIFPIREDAFEWSEESEIATVETLDQRYILCADYDRDMVLIETLRKFKEDHEEASVMIFTNSKKDCQVLSTTLNTIGFDNVCLHGFLRQKERVAALNRFKSKHVRVLIATDVASRGLDIPNVQLVLNHRLPKVPNEYIHRVGRTARAGRKGLAISIFRFPRDLEFLGEIESLINTKLIEHPIDQRLVERIFMQVSVARREAEMNLDNKDFDERQHNYRRKRWIEQGLDPDEMEDKWKQEKKMRAEERKERLRKENEMRKKVVSAEDVSVTIKDERFKGAVQSKKFKKRKFVSTEQLDEAKNKMKINKQSTLKGKLKVKTKLKGKVNTN, from the exons ATGGCACAAAATGCTGACAAAAAGTTTTCGGATCTTGATTTGAAACCGTGGATCGTAAACCAGATGGACAAGTTGG GTCTCCGTCGACCTACTCCGATCCAGGTGGCGTGCGTTCCGCGAATTCTTGAAGGCCAGGATTGTATCGGTGCCGCGAAAACCGGCTCAGGAAAGACGTTCGCCTTTGCGTTACCGATCCTGCAAAAGCTGAGTGAAGAGCCAACCAGCAATTTTGCCCTGGTTTTAACGCCGACACACGAACTGGCGTATCAAATTGCAGAACAGTTTTCAGTAGCAGGACAACCGATGGGCGTGAAAGTATGCGTTATAACCGGTGGGACAGACCAGTTGCTGGAGGCACAACGGCTGCAGAGCAGACCGCACATCGTGGTGGCCATGCCGGGTCGCTTGGCGTCCCATTTGACCGGGTGCAACACGTACTCGTTCCGAGCGCTACAGTTTTTGGTGGTAGACGAAGCCGACAGGGTGCTTAGTGGAAGTTTTGACGAGGATTTGGCGGCAATTGATCGGTTTCTGCCGAAAAAACGACAGAATTTGTTCTTTTCGGCCACACTGAAGGAGTTTATGCGAGAGAGCAGTATATTTCCGATCAGAGAAGATGCATTCGAATGGTCGGAAGAAAGTGAAATCGCAACTGTTGAAACGTTAGATCAGAGATACATTTTGTGTGCGGATTATGATCGGGACATGGTGCTGATAGAAACTCTGCGCAAGTTTAAGGAAGATCATGAGGAGGCCAGTGTTATGATTTTTACGAATTCCAAAAAAGATTGTCAG GTACTGTCGACAACACTGAATACTATCGGTTTTGATAACGTTTGTTTGCATGGATTTCTAAGGCAAAAGGAACGGGTAGCGGCACTAAACAGATTCAAATCTAAACATGTGAGAGTACTAATTGCAACAGATGTGGCCAGTCGAGGATTGGACATTCCGAACGTACAGCTCGTCCTGAACCATCGGTTGCCAAAGGTTCCTAATGAGTATATTCACCGTGTTGGGCGAACTGCTCGTGCTGGACGGAAAGGATTGGCCATTTCGATTTTCCGATTTCCGAGAGATTTGGAGTTTCTGGGTGAAATTGAGAGCCTAATCAATACAAAGCTGATCGAACATCCCATCGATCAACGGTTAGTGGAACGGATCTTCATGCAAGTCAGCGTTGCACGGAGAGAGGCTGAAATGAATTTGGACAATAAGGACTTCGATGAGAGGCAGCATAATTACAGACGAAAGAGGTGGATTGAGCAAGGGCTGGATCCGGACGAGATGGAAGATAAGTGGAAACAGGAGAAAAAAATGCGAGCTGAAGAGCGGAAGGAACGGTTAAGGAAGGAGAACGAAATGCGCAAAAAAGTAGTCAGCGCGGAAGATGTATCCGTAACGATCAAGGATGAACGTTTCAAGGGTGCCGTGCAaagcaaaaaatttaaaaagcgGAAGTTTGTCTCAACTGAGCAGTTAGATGAGGCGAAAAATAAgatgaaaataaataagcagAGCACATTGAAAGGGAAGCTAAAagttaaaaccaaattaaaaggTAAAGTAAATACAAACTAA